GTCTCGCGCGGCAGCACCGTGCCCTGGCCCACGTCGAGGTAGGCGGAGGACGCGGGGCCGGAGGACTCGGAGACGAAGAGGATGCGGACCAGGAGCAGCGTCAGCATCAGGGGCACGTACATCCGCTGCAGCTGGCGCTCCCGTGAGGCGGGGGCCGGCAGCCCGGCGTCACTCTCACGCAGCCCGTGCAGCGACCAGAGGCCGCGGTGCTGGGACAGCGTGTGGTGCAGGCCGAAGACGTTGAAGATGACGGCCACCGCGTACATGTGCGCCGTGCGGTCCGCGTAGAAGCTGAAGAAGAGGCCCGTGCCCACCGCGAGCATGGCCAGCGCCCCCGCCAGGACCTGCCGGGGCTGACCCGGCGCCGACGTCAGCACGTCCCGGTGCACGGCGAAGAGCAGGAAGGTGAGGACCACGTGTGTGGCATTGCCCAGCAGGTTCTGCGCCGTCCACCCCGCCAGCCGGTGCGCCGCGTCGGAGGCGGGGGCGGACAGTGCGCTGGAGGCTGCCACGCTCAGGGCGAGCAGCAGGGGGATGGCGAAGATGAGGACATCCGCCCGCGCCGAGAAGAGCCACAGGCCCCGGAAGGTCAGGGTGCCCGGCAGGCCAGGGGCGGGGGCATGGGTCCGCGAAGGGGCGGCGGGAAGCACCGGCGTCATCGAGGCGGAATCCTACCACGCCTGGCGGGGGCCGCGCCCCCGGGCCCCACGCGCGGGGGCCTCCAGGAATTCCAGCCAATTTGAACATCCCTTCACCTTCTGGCCGGTTTCGCCGCCGGGGCTCGTGCTAAGACAGACCCGTTCATGGAAGGCCGCCTGCTGCTGAAGAACTGCGCCGTGTTCCGCGCGGATGGTCGGGTCCGCAACGGCATGGCCGTGGTGGTGGAGGGCAACACCATCCGCCGCGTCGCGCCGGACGCCCAGGTGCCCGTGCTGCCCGGGGACTGGGAAGTCGCTTGCCGGGGACGTCTCGTCGCGCCGGGGCTGGTGGACTGTCACTCGCACCTCGTCAACGGCCAGCTCCTCCCGCCCTCCGGACACTTCCTGCTGATGCCGCCGGCTGAACGGCTGGAGCGGATGCTGCGCGTGGCCCGGCTCCTCGCCGACGAGGACGTGGAGGCCCTCACCCGCTTCGCCGCGGCCCGCGCCCTGCGGGATGGCGTCACCCTGGTCGTGGAGCACCTGTCCTGTCAGGACGTCGCTGGAGGGCTCGCCGCCCAGGCCCGCGCGGCGGAAGGCCTGGGCCTGCGGCTGCTGACCAGCCACGCCACCCACAGCCTGGATGGCGCCCAGCAGGCGGAGACGTGGCTGGAGGCCAACGCCGACTTCGCCCGCGAGCGGCGGGAGCACCCGCTGGTGCGCGGGGCCATCGGCTTCCATGCCTCGTACACGTGCGACCACGCGCTGCTCACCCGCGTGGCGCGGCTGAGCCGGCAGTTGGACGTGCCCACCGTCTTCCACCTCGCGGAGAGCGAGGACGACCTCACCACCACCTACTCCCGGCACAGCCAGCGCGTGGTGCCCCGGCTGGATGCGCTGGGGTTGCTCAACCCTCGTGCCATCGCCGCCTATGCGCGCACGCTGGACAGCTCGGAAGCAGGGCGCCTGGAGGAGAGCGGCACCTTCGTGGCGCTCGCGCCCCGCGGCCTCCGTACCCTGGAGCGTGGCGCGGACCCGATGGAGGCCGTGCTGGCGCGCATCCACATGGTGGGGCTGGGCACGGGCGGCCACGGCACGCTCCAGGACGAGCTGCTGGCCGCGCTGGTGGGGGCGCTGCGCATCTCCCGCGCCGGACGCCTGCCGGATGTGGACGGCTCGCTGGCCCACCTGCTCGTCAACGGCCCCGCGGAGCTGTGCACGCGGCTGTTCGGCTTGCCCTCGGGCAACGTGGAAGAGGGGAGCATCGCGGACCTCGTCGTCTACGACTCCGTGCCCCCGTCGGACCCGGAGACGGGCTACTCGCCGCACCTGCTCGGGCAGATGACCCGCTCGCCGGTGGCGTGGACGGTGGTGGACGGCCGCGTCTGCGTGCGCGAGGGCCAGCTGCTCGGCTTCGACTA
Above is a genomic segment from Pyxidicoccus trucidator containing:
- a CDS encoding amidohydrolase family protein gives rise to the protein MEGRLLLKNCAVFRADGRVRNGMAVVVEGNTIRRVAPDAQVPVLPGDWEVACRGRLVAPGLVDCHSHLVNGQLLPPSGHFLLMPPAERLERMLRVARLLADEDVEALTRFAAARALRDGVTLVVEHLSCQDVAGGLAAQARAAEGLGLRLLTSHATHSLDGAQQAETWLEANADFARERREHPLVRGAIGFHASYTCDHALLTRVARLSRQLDVPTVFHLAESEDDLTTTYSRHSQRVVPRLDALGLLNPRAIAAYARTLDSSEAGRLEESGTFVALAPRGLRTLERGADPMEAVLARIHMVGLGTGGHGTLQDELLAALVGALRISRAGRLPDVDGSLAHLLVNGPAELCTRLFGLPSGNVEEGSIADLVVYDSVPPSDPETGYSPHLLGQMTRSPVAWTVVDGRVCVREGQLLGFDYVDLARGATEALHRVWTRARLGS